The Candidatus Cloacimonadota bacterium genome includes the window GAAGGTTATGGTTTGCTTTTCCATGTTTAGCTCCTGTGTTGTTATAGAGACAATATAACCTACGCATCTGATTTGTCAAGTATTATTTATCTATACTTTTTGTCCACTTCTATGTGCAACGGTCTTAGGAGAAGATAAAAATGCTTCAAAAAATCCCCTAGGTCGTTGTGGCAATATGGAGATTACCACACCAAGCTTGACATGACACTAGCTAGAGTCAACTATGGGATTCTGTATCCTGACCACGAAAGCGCTTGACTAATTTCCCTCTGCTTTAAATTTTGTGATATCATGGAAAAGTAGAATAAATTATAAGGAGTTCCCCATGTTACCAGGCGGAAAGAATATGAATCAATTGATGAAGCAAGCTCAGAAGATGCAGCAAGAGATGATGAAATCCCAACAAGAACTGGAGAGCAAAGTATTTGAGGCATCTGCTGGCGGTGGAATGGTAAAAGTAGGCATGACCGGATCTTACGAGGTCAAGAGCATCAAGATAGATCCCGAAGCTGTTGATCCGGATGATGTGGAAATGTTGGAAGACCTCATCCTGGCAGCTCTGCAGGAAGCTCATAAACAAGTGGCGGAAGCCAGCAGTGACATCATGGGTAAATTAACCGGTGGGGTGAAGATACCCGGCCTCTTTTAGCGATGTATATCAGCGAAAATCTGGAAAAACTGGTCGAGAGTCTGGCACGTTTTCCAGGAATCGGGAAAAAGACCGCTCAGCGATTAGCCTGGCACTTACTTAGTGAGGACAAGAGTTTCGCAAGGGAGTTGGCCGAGATCATAACAACTACTATGGAATCATTCAAGCCCTGTTCTGATTGCCTGATGCTTTCAGAAAGCGATCCCTGCCCCATTTGCTCCGCAGTAGATAGAAGCCATGAGAGTCTCTGCATAGTAGAACAAAGCGCCGATATCCAGATTATCGAAAAGATGAATGAGTATCACGGACTCTATTTTGTATTGGGTCACCTGCTTTCTCCCATCGACGGCTACGGACCGCGAGAGATCAACGCCGATATCCTGACACAACGTGTAGCAAGGCTGAAGCCAAAAGAGATCATCCTGGCGCTAAAACCTTCCGCAGAAGGCGAAGCCACCATCCATTTCGTGTGGGAGATGTTCAAAGACCACCCCATCACCATCACCCGGCTCTCCACCGGGCTGCCCTTTGGAGGAGACCTGGAATATAGCAGCAGCAATACTCTACGCAGCGCTTGGGACCGAAGATTCAAGGTGTGAGATGTTTACAGGAATCATTGAAGCCACGTCCCCCATCATAAGCATCACCAGAGATGCGGGAAGTCAGTATCTGCGCATAAAACGTCCGCAAAGCTTTGAAGATATAAAGATCAGCTCTTCAATAGCCTGCAATGGCATCTGCCTCACTGTGCTAGAGCTGGACAGAGGTTCTTTCACAGTTCAGGTTATGAACGAAACTGTAGAAAAAAGCAGTGCCGGAACATGGCGCAATGGCGACATTCTGAATCTGGAACGAGCCTTAAAACTGGGCGACCGGCTGGATGGACATTGGGTGATGGGTCATATCGACAGAGCAGTAAAATATCTGCGCATGGAACAGCGGGGAAACACCTCATACTATCATTACGAACTGCATCCAGCGGACAGACAACTGCTGATACCGCAGGGATCTGTGGCAATCAATGGCGTAAGCTTGACTGTCGCATGGTTAGGAAAGAGGGAGTTTAGCATAGCCTTGATCGAACATAGCAAGCAAAACAGCAACCTACCCTTGCTTAAGCCAGGTGAGTATGTGAATGTGGAATATGATGCCCTGGGCAAGTACATTTTAAGGAAGGATCTATGAAACAGCTCTATCTGGTTATATTTGTGGTGGCAATGCTGCTGATCAGTGCTTGCGGCAGCAAAAAGAGTCCCACCGGAGGGCCTGAAGATACGGAAAAGCCAGGCCTTTTGTCCTCTCTTCCAGCAGAATATGGAGATATCTCATCCGGTGTGATTGAGATCGATTTTAGCAAAGCTATGGACAAAAGTAGCCTCAACAATTCGGTGTTCTTTTATCCTCCAATTACCAATCGTCACATCAGTATGACCCGCGCCACTATGCGCATCGAGATACGGGAGAAATTGCTAAAGGATACATATTATTACGTGAGCCTAAGCAATAGGCTGAAAGACCTGCGCGGCAATGAATTGGATAGGCCATATACTTTAATATTCAAGAGTGGCAATCCCGTCTCAGCCAGCCTCTCCGGACTCATCAATTATGAAAGAGATGAAGACCGGAGTGCAAAGATAAAAGTCTCGGTATTTTCTGCAGATTCGCTATTGGTAATGATGGACGAATTGAGCGGAAGCAGCTACCAATTGCCAGTATTGAATCCTGCGGAATATCGTTTGCGCGCATACATCGACAAAAACCTGAACGGACGTTATGACACCTCTGTAGAGCCATTCTTTGAGGATATCGCAACAGTGGATGAACGCAGCAGCATGGATTTAGAAATGGTGTATGA containing:
- a CDS encoding YbaB/EbfC family nucleoid-associated protein; amino-acid sequence: MLPGGKNMNQLMKQAQKMQQEMMKSQQELESKVFEASAGGGMVKVGMTGSYEVKSIKIDPEAVDPDDVEMLEDLILAALQEAHKQVAEASSDIMGKLTGGVKIPGLF
- the recR gene encoding recombination mediator RecR, with the translated sequence MYISENLEKLVESLARFPGIGKKTAQRLAWHLLSEDKSFARELAEIITTTMESFKPCSDCLMLSESDPCPICSAVDRSHESLCIVEQSADIQIIEKMNEYHGLYFVLGHLLSPIDGYGPREINADILTQRVARLKPKEIILALKPSAEGEATIHFVWEMFKDHPITITRLSTGLPFGGDLEYSSSNTLRSAWDRRFKV
- a CDS encoding riboflavin synthase, with the translated sequence MFTGIIEATSPIISITRDAGSQYLRIKRPQSFEDIKISSSIACNGICLTVLELDRGSFTVQVMNETVEKSSAGTWRNGDILNLERALKLGDRLDGHWVMGHIDRAVKYLRMEQRGNTSYYHYELHPADRQLLIPQGSVAINGVSLTVAWLGKREFSIALIEHSKQNSNLPLLKPGEYVNVEYDALGKYILRKDL
- a CDS encoding Ig-like domain-containing protein, which produces MKQLYLVIFVVAMLLISACGSKKSPTGGPEDTEKPGLLSSLPAEYGDISSGVIEIDFSKAMDKSSLNNSVFFYPPITNRHISMTRATMRIEIREKLLKDTYYYVSLSNRLKDLRGNELDRPYTLIFKSGNPVSASLSGLINYERDEDRSAKIKVSVFSADSLLVMMDELSGSSYQLPVLNPAEYRLRAYIDKNLNGRYDTSVEPFFEDIATVDERSSMDLEMVYEDTTLAQIKRIRQISPHELEIELSEEISSFEYIEVTEKDTDRELTVIRRYLAGNMIHVLTSKPDSTDYRVQVRNLKDMKGNITPVSAISFIPKEFSDTVPPRVLAISPRNGATVNDLQPRIELIFSEIILPKDLHAKLIASDSKQEVALTIESINGRKLSLTPETELTNYRSYHLVVEEKTQDYSGNKMESKWESQFLPIKR